From a region of the Oryza sativa Japonica Group chromosome 6, ASM3414082v1 genome:
- the LOC4341334 gene encoding uncharacterized protein, translating into MAAKAISSPVPVDWYPTLAVVMVAVGLMFTASFFIYEATSSRRNRSLAKEIATATIASVFLGFGSLFVLLASGVYV; encoded by the exons ATG GCGGCGAAGGCGATCTCGAGCCCCGTGCCGGTGGACTGGTACCCGACGCTGGCCGTCGTCatggtcgccgtcggcctcatGTTCACCGCCTCTTTCTTCAT CTATGAAGCGACTTCATCCAGGCGTAACCGTAGCTTAGCAAAGGAGATTGCCACAGCAACCATCGCATCTGTTTTTCTG GGGTTTGGATCTCTTTTCGTGCTTCTTGCAAGTGGTGTTTATGTCTGA